AGCACTGAGACTGTTGACGGCCGTTCGCGTACTCGGATGGTCGCACATCTGGCGGAGAAGGTCACCTCAGACGGTGTGTACTTTATGATGATCACTGGGAACCCGGGAGAGGCGATGGAAGCTGCCCAGCGCGATGCTGGAGAGCAACTCTACTGGCGAGAGCATGGTAAGTCGTGGATAGCAACCACAGAGACGGTTCGATATCAGGTAACCGAAGGCGAAGCGCGCTTTGACCGCTATGTAGTGCCGGGGAGTTTACGGGAATATCCGGCATCTTGGGGGTGATCACCGGACGCGAAAGACAAAGACTCCTCACGTAACGGGAGAACGGGAGGATTTACGGCGCCCGCAGCGGAAACTCGCCGCGAGCGCCGTCGTCGTCGTGCTCTGGGAGCACCGTTCCTACCGCGTGCCGTCGCGCGGGGTCTCGTCCACCAGGCGGCCCTCGACGCGGGGGGCGATCGCCCGGCCGGCGGCGTAGAGGGCGGTGAGACGGTCGAAGGCGATCAGCTTGAGGTCGGGGCCGGGCGGGATGCGCTCGACGGCGATCTCGGGGAAGGGGTAGCCGTCGCCGCCGCCGAAGAGGTAGTCGGGGACGGCCAGCGTGTAGACGCTGTCGTCGGCGATGGGCGCCCAGCCGCCCTCGCGCTGCACCTGCGCGTCGAGGATGCGCCGCCCCTCGGGCCGGCTGCGGTCGAAGCGCACCCTGAGGCCCGAGACCTGGAGGAAGCGCCCCTCGCCGCGCCCGCCCGAGACGCTGCGCTCCAGCACGCGCTCGCGCAGGTCGCGCCCGCGCAGCCGGACGATCGCCACGCGCGTGGGGAAGCCGAAGGTGCGCGCCAGGTGCTCCCAGCGCAGCTCGCCCTGCACCACGTCGTCGATGCGGATGGCGCCGCCGTTCAGGACCGCCGCGTCGGTGGGGACGGTGGGGAAGGCGGTGCGCATCTGGTCGGCCAGCCAGCTCCCCCACGCGCTCTCGGCGTTGCGCACCGTCTCCTCGGCGGCGTCGAGCGGCGTCTCGCTGCGTCCGATCGGCACGTCCAGGAAGGGGATCTTCGCACGCAGTTCGGCCTGCCACCTGTCCGTCACCTCGCGCTGGTAGGCGGAGTCGACCGGGACCGACGCGTCGAGCACCACCGAGTCGGCCCGCATGGCGGCGCGGCGGCCGCGGCGGCCCAGCGCCACCCGCCAGACTCGGCGCGCGTTGGAGTCGCCCTTGGTGATGGCGGCGGTGGTGTCGGTGAGCGGGTCGTGGATCAGGAAGTGCTCGTGCCCGCCCGCGATCCATACGAAGCGCGGGTGCCGGCGCCGGAGCCGCGCGATCTCCCGATCCGTCTCGTGCCCCAGGTGGGTGAGCCCCACGATCACGTCGGCCCGCCCGCGCTCCAGCCGCCGGATCTGCTCCTCGGCGATGCGGACGAAGGCGCTGTCGGCCGCGGCCCAGTCGCGCCGGCTGTCCAGGAAGGTGAGGGTGAAGACGCCGAGGCGCATCCCGCCCGCCGTCACGATCACCGTGTCGCGCCCCACGGCGCGGTCGACGGCCGCGTCGCGCGTGGAGACGGCGAGGTTCCCCGCCAGCCAGGGGAAGCGCGAGGCGCGCACGGCGCCCGCGAACATGGTGTCGCTCCGCTCGTCGAACTCGTGGTTGCCGGGGACGAAGACGAGCGGCGCGCGCGCGTGCAGGAAGTTGAGCGCGTCGACCATCTGCAGGCCGGCGAAGTAGCGGCTCTCCAGCGACGGAGCGATGGCGTCGCCCGCGTGCAGCACCATCACCGGCCCGCGGGTCTCGCGCTCCAGCCGCTCCACCAGCGTCACCGTGCGCCCGATCCCGCCCGCGTTGCCGTTCTCCACCGCGTCGATGCGGTAGACGTCGTTGAGCTGCACCACCGTGAGCTCGGGCCGGAAGTCCTGCGCGGCGGCCGCGGAGGCGAGCAGGAGGAGCGCCGCGGCGAGCGGCAGCCGCGCGGCGCGCGGGCGGTTCGGTCGGGAGAGCGTCATCCGGGGGATTTCCATCGCGAGAGCGTCGGGAGCGGGCCGCGGGAGGATAGGCCAGCGCGCGCGGGAAGACAAGGCGGAGGCGCCGAGGCCGCTCCGGCTCGCCCCACCGTGGTGCCTCTCGTCCCCCGCGGCGCGCGGCTCGCACGACCGCTGTCATAGGTGGGGCGCGCCGGGCGTTCATCGGGTGCGCGCGCCGGGCGGGCACGCCACCTTCGGCTCCCGTCGCTCCGGTCGAACCAGGTGGAGGACGCGAGTCCGGCCGCGCGAGGGACGGCGCTCCCGACTTCCCGTCGGGGCGCCGTCGTTCTTTGCTCTCACCATCCCCCTGAAAAGCCGATATCGAATCCTCGAGATCAGCCGGAACCAACTGCTCGTCTCACGCCGGTCTGTTCGTAGTTTGGCAGTTCTCCGTGTCCTCCGTGTCCTCTGTGAGAGCAAATCCGCTCAGCGGTCACCGGGGGCGATTCGCGATGCTGGTGAGCGACGCGGGAGACATTAGATTCAGGGCCACCTCCGCGCGGGGCCCCCCGCCTCCACCCGCCCGCCGCCGTGAAAAGACCACGGATGCAGTCGCCCGTGCCCACCGCCACCGATCCACCTCCCGCAGCGGCCGACCCCAGGCGGCCCGCCTGGCAGCGCTACGGCCTGGCCCTGGCCGCCACGGGCGCCGCGCTCGGCGTCTCGCTCCTGCTGCGGCAGTGGGTCGAGAGCAACGTCTTCATCTTCTTCTTCGCGGCGGTGGTCCTCACCGCCTGGTTCGGCGGACGGGGGCCGGCGCTGGTGG
The DNA window shown above is from Longimicrobium sp. and carries:
- a CDS encoding 5'-nucleotidase C-terminal domain-containing protein; translated protein: MTLSRPNRPRAARLPLAAALLLLASAAAAQDFRPELTVVQLNDVYRIDAVENGNAGGIGRTVTLVERLERETRGPVMVLHAGDAIAPSLESRYFAGLQMVDALNFLHARAPLVFVPGNHEFDERSDTMFAGAVRASRFPWLAGNLAVSTRDAAVDRAVGRDTVIVTAGGMRLGVFTLTFLDSRRDWAAADSAFVRIAEEQIRRLERGRADVIVGLTHLGHETDREIARLRRRHPRFVWIAGGHEHFLIHDPLTDTTAAITKGDSNARRVWRVALGRRGRRAAMRADSVVLDASVPVDSAYQREVTDRWQAELRAKIPFLDVPIGRSETPLDAAEETVRNAESAWGSWLADQMRTAFPTVPTDAAVLNGGAIRIDDVVQGELRWEHLARTFGFPTRVAIVRLRGRDLRERVLERSVSGGRGEGRFLQVSGLRVRFDRSRPEGRRILDAQVQREGGWAPIADDSVYTLAVPDYLFGGGDGYPFPEIAVERIPPGPDLKLIAFDRLTALYAAGRAIAPRVEGRLVDETPRDGTR